The following nucleotide sequence is from Bradyrhizobium roseum.
AGCCAACGCCACCGCCGCCATCCTGGTCGTCAGCGTCATTATCTTTCTTTGCGGACTGCCGATCGCCTACCACGCCGCCAAATGCGGCATCGATATCGACCTGCTGACGCGCGGCGCGGGCTTCGGCTATATCGGCTCGACCATCACGTCTCTGATCTACGCCTCCTTCACCTTCATCTTCTTCGCGCTCGAAGCGGTCATCATGGCCGCCGCGCTGGAGATGTGCTTCGGCATCCCGCGCCCGATCGGCTATCTCATCAGCGCCGTCGTCATCATCCCCCTGGTGATCTATGGCATCACGCTGATCAGCCGCTTCCAGCTATGGACGCAGCCGCTCTGGGTCGTGCTCCACATCCTTCCCTTTGTGGCCATCGCCTGGGCCAACCCGCATTCATTCACCGAGTGGCGTAAATTCGCCGGCGAACATGGCGACACGACCGGCCATCTCGACCTGCTGCTGTTCGGCACCGCGGCCTCCGTCGTGTTCTCGCTGGTGGCGCAGATCGGCGAACAGGTCGACTTCCTGCGGTTCCTGCCGCGCGACCGCCGTACCTCGCGGACGTCGTGGTGGATCGCGCTGCTGAGCGCCGGCCCCGGCTGGATCATCTTTGGCGCGCTCAAACTGCTGGTTGGTTCCTTCCTCGCCTACTTCGCGCTCAGCCATGGCGTCACCAACGAACAGGCGGCCGACCCGGCGCACATGTATCTCGAAGCGTTCCGGTATGTGCTGTCGCAGCCGGATCTCGCGCTGGCGCTGACCGGCACCTTCGTCATTCTCTCGCAGGTCAAGATCAACGTCACCAACGCCTATGCCGGCTCGATCGCGTGGTCGAACTTCTTCTCGCGGCTGACGCACAGCCATCCCGGCCGCGTGGTCTGGCTGGTGTTCAACGTCATGGTGGCGCTGCTCTTGATGGAAATCGGCGTCTACAAGGCGCTGGAGCAGACGCTGGCGCTCTACTCCAACGTCGCGATCGCCTGGGTCGGCGCGCTGGTCGCCGATCTCGTCATCAACAAGCCGCTTGGGCTGCGCCCGCAGCACATCGAGTTCAAGCGCGCGCATCTCTACGACATCAATCCGGTCGGCGTCGGCGCCATGCTGATCGCGACCATCGTGTCGATCTCGGCGTTCTACGGCCTGTTCGGACCGACCGCGAAGGCGCTGTCGGCCTTCGTGGCGCTCGCTGTTGCCTTCATCACCGCGCCGCTGATCGCATGGGCCACCGACGGCAAATATTACATCGCGCGCAAGCCGAAACGAAGCTGGCAGAATCTCGAAGCGATCCAGTGCTGCATTTGCGAGCATTCGTTCGAGCCGGAGGACATGGCCTCCTGCCCAGCCTATGCGGGGCCGATCTGTTCGCTGTGCTGTTCGCTCGACGCACGCTGCCACGATCTCTGCAAGCCGCATGCGCGGATCGGCGCGCAGGTCTCGGAGACGCTGGGCAAAATGCTGCCGCAGCCGATCTACGCCCGGATCAACTCGCAGTTCGGGCATTATGTCGGGGTCTTCGCGGTGTCCGCGGGCCTGGTCGGGTTGACGCTCGGGTTGATCTACCTGCAGACCTCGGCGACGATCGGGGTCGACACCCTGCTTGTGTCCGACGTGCTGTGGAAGGTGTTCTTCGCGCTCACCATCATCATCGGCGTGGTGGCGTGGCTGTTCGTGCTGGCCCAAGAGAGCCGCCGCGCAGCCGAGGCCGAAACGCGGCGGCAGACCGCGCTCCTGATCCAGGAAATCGACGCCCACAAGCGCACCGACGCCGAGCTGCAGCGCGCCAAGGAAGTGGCTGAGTCCGCCAACCTCGCCAAGAGCCGCTATGTGGTGGGGTTGAGCCATGAACTGCGTTCGCCGCTCAACGCCATCTCCGGCTACGCCCAGCTGCTCGAACAGGATTCCAGCCTCAATACAAAGCCGCGCGACCAGGTGCGCGTGGTGCGCCGCAGCGCCGATCACCTGTCAGGGCTGATCGACGGTATTCTGGATATTTCCAAGATCGAGGCCGGCCGGCTCTATCTGTCGCGCGACGAGGTGCGCTTCAGCGAATTCCTCGAGCAGCTCGTCGGCATGTTTCGCGTCCAGGCGGCCGCCAAGGGCATCGACTTCGTGTTCCGGCGGCCTTCGGTGCTGCCGCTGGTCGTCTATGCCGACGAGAAGCGGCTGCGCCAGGTCCTGATCAATTTGCTGTCGAACGCGCTGAAATTCACCCAGACCGGCAGCGTGCAGTTCGTCGTGCATTACCGCAGCCCGGTCGCCGAGTTCGAGATCATCGACACCGGCCCCGGCATCCAGCCAGACGATCTCGAACGGATCTTTGCGCCGTTCGAACGCGGCGCGCTGGGCGTGTCGCAGCCGCAGACCGGAACTGGTCTGGGGCTGACCATCAGCCGGCTGCTGGCGGGCGTGATGGGCGGAGATATCCGGGTGACGAGCGAGGTCGGCACCGGCAGCACGTTCCGCGTCAAGATCCTGCTCTCCGAAGTCACCAACCCGACGCGGATCGCGCCGGTCGGGGCGCCGATCTTCGGCTATCACGGGCCGCGCAAGACGATCCTGATCACCGACGACGATCCGACCCAGCGCGATCTCCTGCGCGAGGTGCTGACGCCGCTCGGGTTCATTTTGCTCAGCGCGCCTGACGGCACGGGCTGTCTCGCGCTGGCGCAGCATTGCCGGCCGGATTTGTTCCTGCTCGATATCTCGATGGCCGGCATGGACGGCTGGACGGTGGCGGAAAAATTGCGCGCGAGCGGCCATCACCAGGCCCGTATCCTGATGGTGTCGGCGAGCGCGCTGGAAGCGCATGGCGCGCCGCTGGCGCAGCCGTTCCACGACGGCTACCTGATGAAGCCGATCGATATTCCAAAGCTGTTGGAGACGATCCGGCAACTGCTCAGGCTCGAATGGCAATACGAGGCCGAACCGGCTCCCCCGCCGCGCTGGAGGCCGGAGACGGGCTCGCGGCCACCGGTGAAATATGTCGAGGAACTGATCGGCCTCGGCCAGCTCGGCTATGTCAGAGCGATCCAGGTCAAGCTGGACGAGATCGGCCAGGAATACCCTGAACATGCCGACTTCGTGTCGCAAATGCGTGCCTTGATCGACCGCTTCGATCTCGACCAGTACATGGCGGCCTTGAAAACATTGCACAGCTATGATCACTGAATCCAAAAAGCGCGACGTCGCCCTCATCGTCGATGATTCGCCGGAAACGCTGCGGCTGCTCACCGACGCGCTCGACGGCGCTGGCATGACGGTCATGGTCGCGCTCGACGGCGCGGCGGCGATGCGGATCGTCGACCAGATCACGCCCGATATCGTGCTGCTGGACGCCGTCATGCCCGGCCTCGACGGTTTCGAGACCTGCAGGCGATTGAAGCGTGATGCAGGTCTGGACCACGTTCCGATCATCTTCATGACCGGGCTCGCCGAGACCGAGCATATCGTGCGGGGGCTGGAAGCCGGCGGCGTCGACTACGTCACCAAGCCGATCGCGGTCGAGGAGATGCTGGCGCGCATCCGCGTCCATCTGGCGAATGCGCGGCTGACGCAGAGCGCGCGCGCCGCGCTCGACGTTTCAGGCCGCTATCTGCTCGCCGTCAACGCCGCCGGCAAGATCATGTGGGCGACCCCGCAGGCGCAAAAGCTGCTGTCGGATGCGCTCAGCGCCGACAGCGACGACGATGTCGTGCTGCCCGACCCGATCCCGCAATGGCTGGACCAGGCCCGCAAGGGCAAGGCCGGGTCGAAAGCCGCGATCATGACGGCGCTTCCCGGCAACGAACAGCTGCGGCTGCAATATATGGGCAGGCTCGGCAGCAACGAATTCCTGCTGCGGCTGGCCAAGGATTCCGGCGCCGAGACGCCTTCCGAATTCTCCAGCGATCTCGGCCTGACGGCGCGCGAGGGCGAAGTGCTGTCGTGGCTGTCGAAAGGCAAGACCAACCGCGACATCGCGCAGATCCTGGGCCTGAGCCCGCGCACCGTCGACAAGCACCTCGAACAGATCTATTCGAAACTCGGGGTTGAGAACCGCACGGCGGCGGCCGCCATCGCGGTGAATGCCAGGCACCGGAAATCCTGACATCAGGTTTCCAGCGGTGCCTCGGAGGAAGGGCTCACCGCATTTCGGGGAGACCAGCGCCTCAGCTCGTCATACAGTGCGTCGGGCTGTATCGGCTTGGTCAGGAAGCCGTTCATGCCGGCCTCCAGACAGATTTCGCGTTGTCCCACCAGCGCGTTGGCGGTCAGCGCGATGATCGGAACATCGCGCTGCGGGCCGCTCAAGGCGCGGATCGCCGCAGCCGCGGAAATGCCGTCCATCTGCGGCATCTGCATATCCATCAGCACGAGGTCATAGGGCTTTTTCTGCACCGCCGCGACAGCCTCCTCGCCGTTGCAGACGAGGTCAGCCTGATAGCCGCGGCGGGAAAGCAGCTTCGAGATCAGCGTTCGCATGATGGCGTTGTCCTCCGCCACGAGGATGTCGAGTGACGCAGCAACGCCGTCATCCATGACCGGCGCCAAGGGAGGCGCCGCCGCCACAGATGCGGTAACCACCTGGCAGCGAACCGAGAAGGAGAACTTGCTACCCGTGCCTGGTTCGCTTTCGACCTCGATGTCTCCGCCCATGGTTTGGCAAAGCCGTTTGCAAATCGCCAGGCCGAGGCCGGAGCCACCATATTTGCGCGATATGGATGTATCGGCCTGGGTGAAGGGTTTGAACAGATTTGCCAGCGTTTCCGGCTCGATGCCGATGCCGGTGTCGGCGATTTCGATGCGAAGCTCGATGTCGCCATCCGCCAAAAGGAGATGCGATGCGGTGACGGTGATCGTGCCCTTCTCCGTGAACTTGATCGCATTGCCGACCAGATTGAGGAGAATCTGGCCAATCCGACCTGGGTCACCCCGCATCAAGGCCGGCAGGTCGTCGGCAAACGACGTTCTGATGACAAGGCCTTCACACACTTTCGGAGCCATGAGCAAAGCAACAGCCTCAACGCATTGCCGGGGCTCGAAATCGATTGTTTCCGGCACGAGTTGACCCGCCTCGAGCTTGGAAAAGTCCAGGATGTCGTTGACGATCGTCAGCAGGTTGTTGGCGGATTCCTCCGCCACTTTGGCCAGACCTCGCTGCTCGGGATCGAGCGCCGTTCCTGTCAGCAGGTTGATCATCCCCATCATGCCTGCCATCGGCGTGCGGATCTCGTGGCTCATGATCGCCAGGAACTCGGATTTCGCCCGGCTCGCCGCCTCGGCCGCCTTGGTGGCCGCGCTCAGCCTCTCGTTGGATTCCCGCAGCTTGGTTGCTTCGCCCGCAAGGCGATGTGTTGCTCGCCAGATCATGACCCCGAGCAGCGTAAACAGCGCAACCAGAAAGCCGGCCTCGCCCAGCCGGCGCACGGTGCTTTGCACCCACGGCGCCAGCAATTCCTGGGTATCCTGCGCAACGGCAATAACGAGCGGGAAAGATGCTCCGGTCGTATAGCTGTTGAGACGGCGGGCGCCGTCGGTGGACGACACGATCTCGACGGTACCAACCGGTGAATTCTTGAGGTGCTGGAAGATGCCGCTCTTGGTCATGTCACGACCGACATTGGCATCTGAGAACGGTCGCCTCACCAGCAATTTGCCCTTCAGGGACGCCAGCAGGATCGCGCCGTTGTCGCCGATCTGGAGTCGGTTGTACAGTTCCTGAAAATACTGGGCTTTGATGGCCACGAGGACAACGCCGCCAAATGAGCCGTCCGGACGATTGAAGCGCCGGGATACCGGAATGATCCAGTTGCCCGTCGTACGTCCTCGTACCGGCGAGGCGATGTACAACGCTCGATCGGCTCGAGCCTG
It contains:
- a CDS encoding response regulator, coding for MITESKKRDVALIVDDSPETLRLLTDALDGAGMTVMVALDGAAAMRIVDQITPDIVLLDAVMPGLDGFETCRRLKRDAGLDHVPIIFMTGLAETEHIVRGLEAGGVDYVTKPIAVEEMLARIRVHLANARLTQSARAALDVSGRYLLAVNAAGKIMWATPQAQKLLSDALSADSDDDVVLPDPIPQWLDQARKGKAGSKAAIMTALPGNEQLRLQYMGRLGSNEFLLRLAKDSGAETPSEFSSDLGLTAREGEVLSWLSKGKTNRDIAQILGLSPRTVDKHLEQIYSKLGVENRTAAAAIAVNARHRKS
- a CDS encoding hybrid sensor histidine kinase/response regulator, with protein sequence MAGRQRIDRVRRQYNQWVANQTLEDYALRFTAKSARRWSAARVANTALGAISFLALEAIGGTITLNYGAANATAAILVVSVIIFLCGLPIAYHAAKCGIDIDLLTRGAGFGYIGSTITSLIYASFTFIFFALEAVIMAAALEMCFGIPRPIGYLISAVVIIPLVIYGITLISRFQLWTQPLWVVLHILPFVAIAWANPHSFTEWRKFAGEHGDTTGHLDLLLFGTAASVVFSLVAQIGEQVDFLRFLPRDRRTSRTSWWIALLSAGPGWIIFGALKLLVGSFLAYFALSHGVTNEQAADPAHMYLEAFRYVLSQPDLALALTGTFVILSQVKINVTNAYAGSIAWSNFFSRLTHSHPGRVVWLVFNVMVALLLMEIGVYKALEQTLALYSNVAIAWVGALVADLVINKPLGLRPQHIEFKRAHLYDINPVGVGAMLIATIVSISAFYGLFGPTAKALSAFVALAVAFITAPLIAWATDGKYYIARKPKRSWQNLEAIQCCICEHSFEPEDMASCPAYAGPICSLCCSLDARCHDLCKPHARIGAQVSETLGKMLPQPIYARINSQFGHYVGVFAVSAGLVGLTLGLIYLQTSATIGVDTLLVSDVLWKVFFALTIIIGVVAWLFVLAQESRRAAEAETRRQTALLIQEIDAHKRTDAELQRAKEVAESANLAKSRYVVGLSHELRSPLNAISGYAQLLEQDSSLNTKPRDQVRVVRRSADHLSGLIDGILDISKIEAGRLYLSRDEVRFSEFLEQLVGMFRVQAAAKGIDFVFRRPSVLPLVVYADEKRLRQVLINLLSNALKFTQTGSVQFVVHYRSPVAEFEIIDTGPGIQPDDLERIFAPFERGALGVSQPQTGTGLGLTISRLLAGVMGGDIRVTSEVGTGSTFRVKILLSEVTNPTRIAPVGAPIFGYHGPRKTILITDDDPTQRDLLREVLTPLGFILLSAPDGTGCLALAQHCRPDLFLLDISMAGMDGWTVAEKLRASGHHQARILMVSASALEAHGAPLAQPFHDGYLMKPIDIPKLLETIRQLLRLEWQYEAEPAPPPRWRPETGSRPPVKYVEELIGLGQLGYVRAIQVKLDEIGQEYPEHADFVSQMRALIDRFDLDQYMAALKTLHSYDH
- a CDS encoding hybrid sensor histidine kinase/response regulator, encoding MAQMARAIRWPRRKNARGRVSATTWTTALIALTCVTFIGVEALHIVQHRAFVLADGEKENVNLANSLMQQAELTFRTADALLVATVFRLENSPFSSKEQELSGAQFAEQIQHSPQFSTIGIIDADGTMVASAVEIPAGATFSDREYFLHHQARADRALYIASPVRGRTTGNWIIPVSRRFNRPDGSFGGVVLVAIKAQYFQELYNRLQIGDNGAILLASLKGKLLVRRPFSDANVGRDMTKSGIFQHLKNSPVGTVEIVSSTDGARRLNSYTTGASFPLVIAVAQDTQELLAPWVQSTVRRLGEAGFLVALFTLLGVMIWRATHRLAGEATKLRESNERLSAATKAAEAASRAKSEFLAIMSHEIRTPMAGMMGMINLLTGTALDPEQRGLAKVAEESANNLLTIVNDILDFSKLEAGQLVPETIDFEPRQCVEAVALLMAPKVCEGLVIRTSFADDLPALMRGDPGRIGQILLNLVGNAIKFTEKGTITVTASHLLLADGDIELRIEIADTGIGIEPETLANLFKPFTQADTSISRKYGGSGLGLAICKRLCQTMGGDIEVESEPGTGSKFSFSVRCQVVTASVAAAPPLAPVMDDGVAASLDILVAEDNAIMRTLISKLLSRRGYQADLVCNGEEAVAAVQKKPYDLVLMDMQMPQMDGISAAAAIRALSGPQRDVPIIALTANALVGQREICLEAGMNGFLTKPIQPDALYDELRRWSPRNAVSPSSEAPLET